GGCGGAGATTTGGGCGCCTTGCCATCCCCATCTTCCTTCTTgggcccgtcgccgccgccgccgccgccgtcagcctTTGCTTGGGCCTGCGACATCAGGCCTTGAATCTGGCTCTTGAGCACACTGGCAGCACTCTTGTTGGCCACGTTCGCCTGTTCAAGCGCGCGGCGGTTCATCACCATGTCGTGGGTGATGAGGGACACCGGCTTGTGAATGCTTGTGACGGGGAACAGGTTCATCCCCGCGGGCGGCCCATTGGCTTCGGGGGCCCGATTCCGACCCCGGCCGCTGAGCGGTGAGTCCTGGGCCCCGCCTCTGCCATTACCTTGCTGGTTGTTGAGCTTGCGTCTCTTGATGCTGGCCTCGCGCCGATCCTCAGTCTCCTTCCGCCTCCTGAAGATTGCATCCTCCTGCttggcgaggccggcgaggatgtactgggcgcgctcgaggtcgACATGTCCGTCTTTGGTTACGTATCCACCCATGACGGGTAGGTTGTCTTTCCAGATGGCCGTGAGCGTATCGATGCCATTCTCCCTGATGTCGAGAGCAGGCAAGTGAGGCAGGAAGTCATTTCCGACGAAGAAGCACATGAAGACCCAATCGTCGATGGCGCGCTCGAGATCCCAGCGGAAGGGGAGATTGGGCACGCTCAGCTCAACGGCAAGATACTCACGCAGGATGGACACATGGAGCCAGATGAACGGTTTCAAGGGCAGGGCCTTGTCCTTCTCGTCAAACTCGCCGTCCTTCTGCTTCGCCTCACCTTTGCAGTTCCTCTCGTCGTGGCCTTTCTGGCCGCAGAGCTTGCACATCCTGGCCTTTGCCTCCTGGAAGAAGACATCCTCACGGAGGACACGGAAATGTGGCTCGTGGGTGGCAAGGCCAAGCATGATGAGGTCTGCGTCCAGGCCGTAGATGACATGACGAGTGTTGGGGTCGTGCTCGGGCGAGTTGCGCTGCGAGCGGACAAATTCCATGATCTTGTGCTCACCCTCGCCGGGGACGGTGGCATCAGAGATAATGACCTTCAACTTGGCCCACGCGGGGTCTGTGTTGAGCTTGTACGCGCACCAGTACCGCAGACTCGCGGCCAGGATGTCCATGAACGGCGTGCCTGGAGTGATGGAGTTGGAGTCAAACGCCTTTTTGACAACGGTCTCAACCGGCTCCTCCTTAGCATTGCTGCCATTTTCCTTTCTGAGCATTTTGAGAAGCTGCTGCCTGTCCTGTTCCTTTTCCTTGGCTTCCTGAGCGGCGCGGAATCGACGAGAGCGCTGCTGGTTCATCTTGGCCCGGGGCGCAACGCCATCTGCCGCGTGTTAGTACCGGCGTGGCGCCAAAGCAGAGGGAGAGCGGGGGTTCAGCTTACCGACAGCAATCATGAGCAACTTCCTCGGTCGGACCATGTTGACAACGCGGTCGGTGTACTTGAAGATCTCGATCATcatctcctcctcatccttgGGCGCCGGCTTGTCCTCGGGGTGGGAGCAGGGATGGACGATGCCGTTCATATCCAGGTAGAGATTGTCGAACTCCTCGCCATTTGGATTGGGCTGGGTCGCGTCGACGGGCACGACCGTGCCATCTTCCAAGACGACGGGCTTGTCCTCGATGACTGGAGATATGATCTTGGGATACTTGGCGGAGAGCCACCTGAAGGCAGCCGGAATACCCATCGTGAGGGCGTCGCAGCAGGATCCAGCGGCAGAAAATCAGTCGGTCGTGGCGAACGGAGTGGGCAGCCGGAGGCAGTCGTAACTAGCCGGGCGGTGATATATCGCACGGATCGGCGCCTCGGAAATGTATTCGACAAAAAAGCGGCCTTATGTTCGTGCACATGGGACCATCCGGTGCGAGGCCCTCGGAGTATCCGTCGCGAGTCTGGGGATATTGCCAGCAAGGCAGGTGAAAGGGCGGGAACAAAGACCAAGACCAATTAAGCTTGGTTTCGCTCGAAGCGACTTTTTGGACAAGGAGATACCCGCTCTTTGCTCCGGGTTCAATAAGGaggggaaaaaagaaagTAAAGGAAATCTGCTAGAGATGGCGAAAGCGGCGGAACCGATGCGCGATTGAGGGTTGCGCGTTCCTGGCGGCGGAGTGGTTGGGAGGCGAGGATTTGGCTCGGCGAAGAAAATCAGCGAGACGCAAATGGAAAGTGGACCCTGGCTTGCCTGCGATCACGGGAAGCACCGTACGAAATAATACGATAATGTTCGTATGTACTCCGTACGGAATATTTTACAGCCACAGCACCGCAATGCCCAGACAAGGCGGTGCATTGCGGCTGCGCACGTAAGAGAGTAACAGCGGGCCCGAGCTTCCATCTGCCAGTTCCAGTCTCGAGTCCTGCAGCACCCCATCGAGTTGAGTTGACCAACGCTGCGTGTAAGGTATGTGCACAAGTGCCCTGTGCTCCGTTCGGAGTATTCCGTAAGTCGGTAACCTTACCTTATGAGTGTACCGTGTTCCATTGGTGCAGGGGGATTCCGCCCAGCTGTCCACACCAAGCCCTGGGCCCTCAACGCTGCGCCAACTTGAGATACTAAGCTCGTGATCGCCAGAACCGGGAGAACTGGGCCATTGGCAACCAGCGGGTTAGTGTTACGCGTTCTCTGCGTACTGTTGCTGACGGGCGGGCTGCGACCTACGACTGGAGTTTGTGCGAGCCCACGGTCGATCGATAAGACGGAGACGCCCCAGGAATCGAAGACACCAAGTCTATCGCGAACCTTCCAACAAGAGTCGATGTCCCTCCATGGCAGGTAACCGCCCGCGAATTTCCCCTCGTCGACCCCCACCGACGCCATGTCCCTGTTCTCGACCGTCacgaccgcgccggccaAGCAGTCGGTGAGCGAGACCATCCCAGTGCTCAGCGGCCGCCTCAGCACCGCGACGCTGCTCGAggaccgccgcgccgccatcctcggcctgcgcaGCTTCGCGAAGCAGTATCCCGCCTCGGTAGCCTCGGGCGCCCTGCGCAGCCTGATCGGCAGCCTGAGCCGCGATGGCGAAGACGTAGACACGGTCAAGGTCGCGCTGGAGACGTTGCTGATGCTCTTCAGCCCCGACCCAGACAGCCCCGAGGCGTCGGAGGAGATTGCGCTGTGGGTGGCCGACGAGTTCACACAACGGCACGAGAACATTGCGCTGCTGTTGGGTTTCTTGGCCAAGGACAGGACCGACTTCTACTCGCGGCTCTActcgctgcagctgctgtcGGCCATTCTGTCTGCGCGCACCGAGAGGGCCGAGGAATGTATCGTCAATACAAGCGACGGCATTTcccgcctcgtcgccgttcTCGAGGATCCGAGGGAGGCCATCCGCGACGAGGCCATCGGTCTGCTCACGGACCTCACCCCGACCTCCAACGTGATCCAGAACTTAGTCACTCTAGAAAAGGGGTTTGCGCCCATATTTGAGATCATCGCCGCCGAAGGCGGTCTTGCCGGTGGCGCGAGGGTGGTGGAAGACTGTCTGATCCTGCTGGCCAACCTGCTGCGGCTCAATCCCTTGAACCAGACCATGTTCAGGGACATGGGCTTCGTTGCAGAGATCAGTCGGCTCCTGCGGGATGCTTACAAGGAGAGTAAGGATGGACAGGAGCTCGCGCAGTGGGTGGAGGTCCAGCGCAACAGGAATGTGTACGCCATGCTCGCCGTCATACGGCTATTCCTTGTTCCCGGGGCGACGGGGACGCCGTTGAACCAGGAGGCGTTCCTTGGTGACCTATCAtcgggcgggcgcggccgtgTACGTGGTGGACCGGTCTTAGAAAACACGCTCCAGATCGCTTTCTCACacgtcgccgagctgccgATCAAAGCTGAAGCACTTCTCGCATGCGCAGACATGATTAGGGGCAACGAGAAGGTGCAGGCCATGTTCGCCGGTCTACAggtgccgtcgccgctcgGCGAGCCGGCTGCCAACGGACAGAGCGGCCAGAAGAATGGCATCCCGAGGGTTTATGTTATTGACGGACTGTTGGATCTCGTCTTGGCGGTGAGCTCGCTGCCGGCCTTCGACCTGCGGATGGCCGGCTGTGCCTGTCTAAAAGCGTACTTCTTCAAGCACGCCGAGATCCGTATGCACTTTCTCGACCACGCTGTCCGGACGCACAAGGCGCATGCCGATGAGCTCACCAACGTGCTCaccatcctcctccagccGCGCCCGGACGCGGTTGCGGCAGATCCTTACAGGTACTGGTTTGCCGCGGTGCTCATGCTCCACCTCCTGCACGACAACCCCGAGACAAAGGCGAAGGCCATGAGCGTCACAGAAGGCGATGAAgccagcggcgaggaagTCGTCACCTGCATACAGACCATGACGGCGCACCTCCTAAGCAGCGTCGCCAAGTCGGACGACCCGCGCATCAGCATCGGCTACCTGATGCTGCTGTTGTGCTGGTTATTCGAGGATCTCGACGCCGTAAACGATTTCCTCGGGGAGTTCACGAACCTCCAAGGGCTGATCCAAGCCGCGATAGAAAACCCCAACGGAGACGTCATGGTACAGGGTCTCAGCGCGATGCTGGCTGGTGTCGTATACGAGTTCTCCACCAAGGACTCCCCGGTCCCGCGGGCGAAGGTTCGGGAGATGATCATGACGCGCATGGGCCGCGACCGCTACGTCGACAAGCTGTCCAGGCTACGGTCGCACCCGCTCATGAGAGACCACGAGGTCCTGCCGCAAAAGCTGGATGGCGCGGCAGACCTGAGGCTGCCCGACGTCTACTTCGACGACACCTTCGTCGAGTTCTTCAAAGACAAGTACAGCCGCATCCTGCGCGCCATCGACCGCGACCCGGACCTGGAAACCTCGGTCGTCACCAACGGCGCGGAAAAGGGCGTCTCGCGCGAGCTCGTCGACTCGCTGCGCGCCGAAGTCGCCGAGAAATCCCGCGCCGTCCAAGAAGCCCAGGCGCAGACCGCCTCGCTCaccgagcagctcgcgcaggaACAAGCCGCGCACCGGCGCACCAAAGAGCTCATCTCGGCcgacctcgcccgcgccaacgactccgcggccgccctccgcgcgcagctcgccgcgcgggacgccgcgctgcaggccgccgaggcgcgcgCCCTCGCGCTCACGCGGCAGCTGacgcaggagcagcaggagcaccagcgggcgcgggcggaggcggcgcggcagcaggcggccgcggaggcgcagcagcgggcgcaCGCGCaggaggtggcggcgcagcaggcgcggcagcgggcgcgcgaggaggagctgcagcgggcggcggagggggcgcggcgggcggccgagcaggaggcggagcgggcgcggcggcgcgccgaggccgagcgggccGACCTGCGCGCCACCATCAGCAGGCTGGAGGTGGACCTGATGAAGGCGAACAAGGCGcgcgccggggccgaggcgcgggtcgcggagctcgagggcgaggcgcGGCTCCAGGGGGAGAAGGGCGAGCAGGTCGGCAGGCTGCTGAGagcgcgggaggaggaggccagGACGGCCGCGGAGCGGGCGACGGTTCTGGAGGGCGAGCTTGCCGAGGCGAGGGAGGCCAGGGAGAGGTTGGAGCGGGAGGTGGAGCGGGCCGTCGCCCgggcggaggagaaggaggaggagaggaaggctGTGCAGGGCGAGCTGGATGATATGTTGATGGTGTTTGGGGACTTGGAGGAGAAGGTGACCAAGTACAAGGTGAGTGGTTGCCTCcaggtggtggcggcggggctgTTCGCTGGTTCCTGGGACTGACTATTTTTGCTTGCAGGAACGACTCAAGGCGTTGGGTCAGGAGGTGTCTGATGGggaagacgaggatgaggacggtGAGGATgaggcggacgaggaggaaaagtaaagggggggggggggggggggggtcaGGGCAATATCCACTCAGGGTTGAGTTTATGAAAGAGGGCTTTTGATTGACATTGGACGGGGCTTCAAAAGCAGGCACTTATGCTTACCTTAAGATACGCATTTGCAGTGGGCACTACATGAATATAAAATGAGCGAGGATGCTGATGAATTGCGTCGGTTTTGGGGGTCTGCACGAGCTTGTGAGTTGCGGCCAAACAAGATGTTTTGATCGCTGGTACACTAAAATAAAGCCAAGGGTAAATGAACTCTGTTTGGCTATGTAGCTCTAATTACACTCTCATCTACAATATCTAAGGCGCTCGACTCTGATGGAATTTCTAAACAGATTACATTGGCTGACAGTTGAAACTCTACATCTCTTTCCTGTTGATCTGGTTTAGCTGTATCTTGATATCACTGACGCTAATAATAAGCTTTTGATGCGGGTCTGCAGCCCGCTTCGCCAGCTGATTGACAATCATTTTTCATCATCCAATACTACATTACACGACTGGCTTACTGTAACTATCTTACAGAGTGTTTAGTCGCTAATTACCTGCTTCCGGCTCCTCATGGCTGAGCTTTCGTTCTGAGCATCTTATAGAGGGCTAGTATCCTTGTGAGTCCGCTGTGGGGCCTATAGTTATACGCAGTACTTGGTGTGACTGGCGATGAATATCCGCTCGAGCGACGGGTTTAGACTCGTGATCAGCACGAGAGCGTAAGCTACGCTACAGACTCGTCTTTCGTAGTTATCCGGCGTATTCTTACGCTCGTGAGCGCTCCCCGTTGCTTGGGTCGACCCACTCAATCAATCGGTAAGTCGCTGCTCTCTAGGCTTGTGACTCGAAGCTTGAGATTTAAACCCATCCTGAGCCATGAAGTAGGTAGATATGCAATCTTCAGTGTTTGGCGCGCTATCGAATCTTCGCGACCAACGAATCAAGATGGACTGAATATGAAGTCTTCTAGATCCTGGAAAGCCTTGTCAAGATCATCGTTGACGATGATTTTGTCGTGCACACCTGTTTCCGCGTACGCCAGCTCGGTCCTTGCCCGAGCCAGTCTCCTCTGGATGCTCGCCTCATCCTCGGTTCCCCGGCCCCTCAGTCGGGCCTCGAGCGCTTCCAGATTCGGCGGCTTGATGAAGACAAAGCGCGGGTTGATCTGAGCATCCGGCTTGGACTGCTCCTCCTTCAATTGCTTGACGCCTACCATCTCGATGTCGAGCAGTACGACCGACCCTCTCGCAGTCTGGTCCATGACTGTCCGCTTGCTAGTCCCATAGAGATTGCCATTGAACTGGGCAAACTCGATAAAGGCACCCTTGGCGATGAGCGACTCGAACTCGTCTCGAGAAACGAAATAATAGGCTGAGCCGTCCACCTCGCCGGGCCTCGGCTTGCGAGTCGTGTGGGAGACGGTAGTTGCGAACGTGTCGGGATATGCGTCCATGAGTCTCTGACAGAGCGTACCCTTGCCGACGCCGGACGGCCCGGAAATGACGATTGGTCGGCGGTCAGTGGGGACTGTGGTGGGGCATGAAGGGTTACCAAAAAGGTCCATTCTAGTTCCGTACACTGCACTTGAGCTGAGGGGAGCTGAGGGGGAAGAGAAGCCTGGAGATGAACATACCACGAGCCATGAGCGCGTTGGGATCGAGAAACGCGTGCGTGTCCGTTGCGCGTTGAGCGAGCTGCTGCACAGAGGGAGAACGTGCGCCACGTCATTGGTTGCTGCGGTGACCGGCCGATTAAGTGGTCGTTGGTTTTGGCCGAGCTTGGCGTGTTCCTGACATGCTTGCGGTCGCGCCGAGTGTCAACATCTGCCGTGTGGGGGATGCTTGGGGCAGGTAAATAAGCCATCGCAAACAGAACCCATTTGTGCAATCTCTCTTCTGCCACCACTTTGCAAACCCCGCCAACATTGACCTCGGCATCCCGCTGCTGCAATGGCCACCGAATCCGAAACCGAGCAGCTCAAGAGGCAATGCCTCGCTTATCTGGACGACGTACTCAACCGCATCGACAGCTTCGACAGCGACGTCTACATTCTCGGGGACGAGCACCTGACGTCTCTGGGCATCCGCCGGGCCGAGGCCCTCGACATTGAGGAACAGGCCGTCGATTTTGGCCCCCGGTTCTTTTCTCCTCGGTTCACGCTCGAGCAGGCCCGACAGAAGACGGCCGACTTCATCCGCGACTACAGGGACTATCTCGGCGACCCTGATTGGCCCAAGAGATGCCGGCGTGGCTCCTTTGTAGATTCCTGGGAGGACCATCCGGGACCGCACGACCCGGAGGAACCGCATCCGCTCTGCTGTCCTGAGCAAGACGCAGAGTTCAGGCTGCGCTGGTTCCTTGACGTGTTGGGCGGCGAATATTATCGTTCGGATGGCGACTCGCCGAACCTGGGCGTCTGGGAGGGCTCGGTTTGGCGATACCGGCTGTGAGTCTCCTCTGTCTCCTCCGCATCCTGTCGGCCCTGTATGAGCGCTCGATCAGAGTCGAACTGACTTGTGCCGGTAGTCAATGCAATCTTGTTCCGGACTCAATGAACAATCTCCCGGGTCACTTCGCCGACTTTGTCAGAGTTGGAACTCCCCCGCGCCGCTACGTATATTACGCTATCGGCGCGTTCGTGATCCAGGATCCGTCTACCGAGTTGCCACACATTGGGGGAGCGGTGATTGACTCTACAGAAgctggcgagggcgaggtgcTACGGAGCGAGGTGGCCGCTGCCGTTGGGCTCCTCCGACACCAGTTCCGTCGAGGCGACTTTTGCCAGAACCACACTCTGCCTGTGAGCGCCTGCTCAATACTCTCTGCTTTCTTCTGACCCTTGCTAATTTCCGTCTGAATCCAATCACGGATTGCCAGGCCATCGTCTTCTCCTTCCAACACGACAGGTTTGGGCGAGTGACCCAGTTCCACTTCGATGGCAGGTCACTTATCCTGCGGCAGTCCCGGCTGCTCGACTTCCGCAGCGACGAACCGACCACGGATGCGTACCACATGATCCGGTGGTTGGCCAACCGGCCAATTGGTGAGACAAGGTTCCGTCaggtggcggcggacgaAACGGAGGAAAATGAGGTGCAGGACGTTGACAAGGCCGATGGCAAACTGCCTATTCCAGTCCGCGGGCCGTGACTGACGCATCAGTGGCATTCCCCACCTTGCACAGCACTCCGTCAGTCCTGGCTTCGCAGACGGGATCGTTGGGCAGTCCTGGCCGGAAGCTCTGCCGCGTCGGCATCCACGCCAGTCGAGGGCCGATGCCAGAACAGAGAGTCGTGGTGACTAGGAGGTGCACCAAGGCCAAGTTGACAATCTCTTCGTCCTTGGACCTGTCCTTTTCCGGCGCCAGGCTCTCCGGGCTGATGACGTCCAAGTGCTTTGCCGCGAGCAGACTCGATGCGGAAGAGCCCGATGCCGGCGGAGACGGGGTCCTCGGCtgcttcggcggcgtcgcgggcCGCTGGGACGCCTGCTCCTGAATGGagaggcggccgagctgctcgctCAGGCCCGCTTCCTGCGCGCTGGCGGCTTCTTTCCTCCGCGTCTGCTGCGCTCTCGACCTCCTTCAGCGTCTGAGGTTGGCCAGGTGTGCCAATCGCCAATGGTCTCCTGAGCATGCAGTTGGTCCCTGGCGCTAAACACTCGCAGATGCAGGCGGGTCGGTGGACCAGCGCCAACAAACAGTGCACTGCTTGGCAACCTGGAAACGTTGGGCGAGACGCGGGGGCTTTTTGTGCCAGCGGTTGGATTGCTGCTGTTTTTGTTGTTTTGTTTTTGGCGCTGAAAGTCCGGCCTGGGGCCACGCAGTTGGGCCCACGAGATGCCTGTGGCATGTGTGGACGCGCTGAGCTGGATATCCACTCCATTGCAGAAAGAGAGGGCCTCCCTCCCGTCGAACAGTCCACACAGCGACTCTAGCCCGTACGGCGCCCTTGGTGGCGTACCAACCGCCATGTTAgccgcctccctcccctccATTTAGGAGGGCCTGCAGGCCGAAGTGTACCAAGGCGACTGCCTCCCCGCCAGCTCCTGCGAGCGGCTCCTCCAGCCTGTCTTGCCAGGCTGGTTCATAGCCGGTGATTCGGCTTGCTAAGCCGCTAGCGTTGCCACAGCAATAGAAGGTAATAACTAAAGGAAGAAACAGAGACAGAAACAgagagaaaggaaaaggaaagaCAGACTTCACCTCCTCCCGCACTCTGAATCCGAGTGCGATACTTCGCCTCATGAAGTTTCAAACTTCCAGGCTTCTTTTATTTTTAGCTAGTAAGTCATTCCTCTAGTGATTTATATGGCAAGATACTGAACGTTATCATGATCCACATTGCGAACTCCACCAAACCAACTGGAAATCGAATCCAATCCACCATACCACAATTCAGTATCACCAACCTGCGGTTTAATCCACCACCCTGCGTTCGAACCACGGCACTGCGTTCGAACCGCGGCCGCAATGGATAGTTATCCAGGCTCCgatcaacaacaacaacatccaCACGTCGCCTTCAACCCAGCGATTTTACTCGCTCCAGTTGCAAAGGCACGCTAAATTCTTATGTAAGCGGCTGTAGTCAACGGGAATGGGATCTAACTCGGTCTGGCAAAAAAACATCAGCGAGTGGCGAGGCCTCGGGTCCACACCCAGTTAGTGTGAAGAAAAATCAGCTTTTAACTTGATCACCAAAAAGGGCAATCTGCCTGGTACCCGCCGTTAGTCCAATGAAGAACGACTACAGAATCAATCATTCATAAAATTTCAAACCGCACAAAAAGCAAGAGCAAAAAAATAAAGAGTAACTGAGCGATGGCCGAAGCCTGCCCGCGCGCGTCTGACTCCGAGTCGGTCTCGTCGTCCGACAACGAGGAGAACTGGCTCAACAGGCCCAGCGCGCGCGTGggagacgacgacgacaatgacgatgacgacgacgacgacgacgaacgGGAGGAGGTCTCGGTCGTGTCGCTGTTCGACGACCGCGTCTTCCCCGACGCGCCGTCCATGCTGGCCTACTGCCGGGACAAGTTCGGCTTCGACTTCGTGGCCGTCCGCGACCGGCTCGCCCTCGATTTCCACGGCTGCGTGCGGCTGGTGAATTTCGGTGAGTTGGCCCCCCGGCCCCCCGGCCCCGTTTGTCTCGGCCGGCCTGGAGAGTAAGGGAATCGACGATTTGCTGATTTGGGGGCCGGTGGATGATGGTGCCTGGTAACCAGTGCGGCGGAGTGTGAAGGACGGCGCGGAGCTGCCGGCGGAGATCGGGGCGGATCACCTGGCAGATGACAAGCTGCTGATTCCGGTGCTGGAGGATGATGCATTGATTTTCTGTCTCGACGAGCTGCCCGAGCCGCAGCCTGGGGCGGCTGCgggggaggagaagggcaaggcggcaggcgacggcgacggcgaaggGCCGCTGgtggacgagctgctgcggaAGAACGCGCagctgcaggccgagctggagcggCTGGCCAAGCAGTTCACCAACTACCGGCTGGCGGTCGAGCAGACGCTGGACAAGCGCTGGGGCGTGGACGAGGAAAacgagaaggccgaggccTCCCAgaccgctgctgctcctgctgcggCCGACAAGAAGGACGAGAAGGACGAGTCGGCATACTACTTCGAGTCGTATGCCCACAACGGTGAGCGCCGATTCCCGCCTCTTCTTTTTTCAAACACACACAGACCACGCCTATTAAATCCCGCCCAGACATCCACGAGACCATGATCAAGGACGGGGTGCGCACCGACGCGTACCGCGACTTCATCTACGGCAACAAGCACCTCTTCGCCGGCAAGACGGTGCTCGACCTCGGCTGCGGCACGGGCATCCTGTCCATGTTCTGCGCCAAggcgggcgccgcgcgcgtgcTGGCGGTCGACAACTCGGCCATCCTGGACCGGGCGCGCGAGAACGTGTTCCGCAACGGGCTCGACGGCACCATCACGTGCATCCGCGGCCGCATCGAGGACGTGGTGCTGCCCGTCGCGCAGGTCGACGTGATCGTGTCCGAGTGGATGGGCTACTGCCTGCTGTACGAGGCGATGCTGCCGTCGGTGCTGTTCGCCCGCGACCGCTACCTCCGCCCGGGGGGGCTGCTCGTGCCCAGCCACGCCAGCATGTGGCTCGCCCCcgtggccgacgccgagtACCTGGCCGAGAACGTCGACTGGTGGC
The nucleotide sequence above comes from Thermothielavioides terrestris NRRL 8126 chromosome 6, complete sequence. Encoded proteins:
- a CDS encoding S-adenosylmethionine-dependent methyltransferase superfamily domain-containing protein: MAEACPRASDSESVSSSDNEENWLNRPSARVGDDDDNDDDDDDDDEREEVSVVSLFDDRVFPDAPSMLAYCRDKFGFDFVAVRDRLALDFHGCVRLVNFVRRSVKDGAELPAEIGADHLADDKLLIPVLEDDALIFCLDELPEPQPGAAAGEEKGKAAGDGDGEGPLVDELLRKNAQLQAELERLAKQFTNYRLAVEQTLDKRWGVDEENEKAEASQTAAAPAAADKKDEKDESAYYFESYAHNDIHETMIKDGVRTDAYRDFIYGNKHLFAGKTVLDLGCGTGILSMFCAKAGAARVLAVDNSAILDRARENVFRNGLDGTITCIRGRIEDVVLPVAQVDVIVSEWMGYCLLYEAMLPSVLFARDRYLRPGGLLVPSHASMWLAPVADAEYLAENVDWWRDVYGFDMRAMQAGIYSDARMTVMPADAVCGEPCAFRMLDLHTVKAEDLVFEAKWRTALSDKASEALDGFLVWFDIFFGESRQEVVEATLTAKKWASAGRERVAFTTGPFGTETHWRQGLFLIDKTKAKEVEVAPGKTLTGEIAYTIPDGHARGLNIKLTWGLEGGDRQSQTWLLH